TTTTTGTTTAACAGCAGGTCGATGTACACTTTCATGTGGAATACTTATATCATTTACAATAGTAAATCCTTGTATATATTCAGATGCTGAACTTGCGTTTACACGTGTGGCTGTCTTCTTGAAAACGATACCAAGAGCTGCCCCTGTTTGTAATTCTTTCACGTCACTTGGCAGTGGAATATTAGATTGATGAGGGGTGAGAGTATTTAAAGGCTTAATATATAAAATCGGAGCTTTTGGTGGTGCTTTATAAGGATCGTTGTGCAAAAGGTCTCCCATTTTCTCTAGTTCCCCTTTATAGTTTAAAGCTGCGCCATAAACGGCAGCATTTACAGGAACGCTCCAATTCAAATCATTCGCTGAATAGGATTTATCATGATATGCAACATTGTTTGTTTGAGGATCAACTTCTATTTCAACAGGTTGATATAGATTATTAAATAACCCTCTTGCTTTAATCATATCCATAACACTCCTTCTCATTTGTTTGTGAAATTATATATATTATTATATATGATTTATATTAAAGGTTCAATAAAGTAATGACGAAAAAGAATGTACTAAATAATAAAGCCTGTGCTATTCTTTAGCATAGGCTTTACTTTACGAGTTTGGACAGCTCCTTTGAAAAGTTATTTTCGGTTTTCATAAGCCAGCAGTGTGTTTAACTTATGCTGCCGTGCATATGCTTCTAAAGACGCTTTGGAATCATGATTTTTTAGCA
This DNA window, taken from Alteribacillus bidgolensis, encodes the following:
- a CDS encoding fumarylacetoacetate hydrolase family protein; protein product: MIKARGLFNNLYQPVEIEVDPQTNNVAYHDKSYSANDLNWSVPVNAAVYGAALNYKGELEKMGDLLHNDPYKAPPKAPILYIKPLNTLTPHQSNIPLPSDVKELQTGAALGIVFKKTATRVNASSASEYIQGFTIVNDISIPHESVHRPAVKQKARDGFCPIGPWVVESDQLSNADNLEVKVYVNNELKQTNSTENLVRNIGTLIEDVTEFMTLFKGDVLLVGTPENPPLLKEGDQVRVEIEGIGKLENSVVTE